The nucleotide window GACCGGTTTGGAGGATCACCTGCAGATCATCAAGACTGAGATCAGCCAGTTCAAGCCATCACGGATGGCGATCGATTCTCTCTCCGCCCTGGCTCGTGGCGTCAGCCACAACGCGTTCCGTCAGTTTGTGATCGGGGTAACTGGTTATGCCAAACAGGAGGAGATTGCAGGGTTCTTCACGAATACATCGGAGGAATTCATGGGCAGTCACTCAATCACTGATTCTCATATCTCCACCATCACCGACACGATTCTGCTGCTGCAATATGTGGAAATCCGAGGCGAGATGGCCAGGGCCTTGAACGTGTTCAAGATGCGTGGATCGTGGCATGACAAAGGAATCCGTGAATTCGTGATCACGGGCAACGGTCCTCAGATCAAAGACTCCTTCTCCAATTTCGAGCGGATCATTTCCGGTGTTCCCCATCGGGTGACCACTGATGAGCGCAGCGAGCTTTTACGCATTGCCCGTGGCGTGGATCCAGATGCCTGATTAAGGATCCTGCTTCTGCTGCCGTTCGGCCTTCCACTGCACTTCTTCGGGGTCTTCCTGAGCTAGAGGCAGATCGAACCAGAAGGTGGTGCCAACATCGAGTTCACTGGCCATGCGCACGTCGCTTCCATGTTTTTCAAGGATGCCGCGCACGATCGAAAGCCCCAGACCAGTTCCAACTTCTGTATGAACGGCATTCTCAACCCGGTAGAAACGTTCGAAGATGCGCTGTTGATTTTCGGGACTGATGCCGTATCCGGTGTCGCAGATCTCCACCCGCATGCGAGGAAGCGGTGACGTGAGCGGGCATGTTGGCCACTCGTTCTCCTGCTGAGGCGGTGTCATCTGGCAACTGTCCGGCCAGGTGTAGGCACGGATCAACAGCTGACCGCCCTTGCGATTGAATTTGAGCGCATTGCCCACAAGGTTGTCGAAGACCTGGAGCAGCAGATCCCAGTTGCCGAGAATGTCGGGAAGGTCCGGATCCGCTTCAAGGCTTAGATCCACTTGCTTGTCTGATGCATTGAGCTGATAACTGCGCAGGGTCTGCTCCAGTCCAGGACGCAGCTCAATCGGCGTGAAGGTGACGCTGCGGTTGGATTCCAAACGCGACAGATCGAGCACATCATTTACCAGTCGCGTCAGCCGATCGGTCTCGGAGTTGGCAATGCCGAGAAAGTCGCGGCGGTCTTCATCGCTGAGCTGATCCCCCATGTCGTGGAGGGTTTCCACGTAGCTCTTGATGTTGAAGAGGGGCGTGCGCAGTTCGTGGGACACATTGCTGATAAAGCGGCTCTGAGCAGCGTTTAACTCCACTTCGCGGGTTAAATCCTGGATCGTGACCGCCAAACCTTTCAGGGTTTCTCCACTGGGTTCTCGCACGGCTTGCAGAACGAATCGGAGGGTTCGCGGTGGATCGCCGATGCTGCTGCGCAGCTCATTGGTGTCGGTGCGGTTGCTCGACACGGCCTCGATCGGCTCATGCAGCTCCACGGCGAGGAGCTCGGGGAGTTCGTTGAGAAAGTCCTGTCCCTCGAGGTTGCGTCCTTCCCAACGGAACAGACGCCGAGCCGTTGGATTGGCCAGCACGATGCGTCCGTCGCCGTCCAAGAGAACAGCGCCGTCAGCCATGGTGGCGATCAGGGATGCCTGTTTCACCTGCGCGGCCTGCAGTTCCTCGATGTTCGCCGCGTCATAAACCTGAAGCTGGGAGGCCATGGCGTTGAAGCCCTCGAGTAGTTCTCCCAGCTCACCGCCGACGGGGTGTCCGATCCGAGCGCGGAAGTCGCCATCGGCGATCGACCGGACGCCTCGAAGCAGCTCCTTCACCGGTCGGGTGATCGTGAGGGCATTGAACACGGCCCCCAGGATCACCAGCACCCAGATAGAGATGAACACGGCCACAGTCACTTCCCGGGTGAGAGCCGCACTCGCCAGAGCCGTTTCGTTGGGATTGACTCCCAAGGCCAGCACACCCAGATAGCGGTTTTGCTCCACCAGTGGAACGAAGACGTCGGTGACCAGACCCTGGGGAGTGATGTGCTGCCGCACCAGTGGATTCTTGGGCCGGTTCTGCATTTCTGCGGGCAGTTCCAGTCGTCGATTGAGTCGGAGATCACCGTCTGAAGCGCTATCGCTTCCGCTGATGGGGATCCCCAGGTAGACGATTCCCTCTGGGTCTGCAAAAAAGATGTAGCGGAGGCTTCGGCTTGATCGCCAGAACGTTTCGGCCACATTGGCCAATTCCCGATCGCGACCCTCGGCGACCAGCTCGCTCACATTGCCCGCCAGCAGCAGCCCGAGATCTCTGGCATAGCGGGTATCGTTCATCGCCGCATCGCGCTGGATGCCATTCAGCGCGAAGAAGGTGATGCCCGTCATCATCAGGCTCACCACCAGGGTGGCCACCGCCAACAGTTTCGTTTGAAGGCTGAATTCTGCCCACCAAGCCCCGATCCGCTCTCTCCAGCCCTGGACTTCACCCTGATTGGGTTCGATCACCGCCCACGAGGCCAGGCCGTCGTTCGTGGCCGTCGCTGGTTCGCTGGCCATGGCTTCGACTCGCGTTTGCAGAGCCTAAGACCGGCGCACCTGGTGGCCAATGTCCCGGCGGAATTGCATTCCTCTGTAGTTCACCGTGTCGAGGGCTTGGTAAGCGCGAGCGAAGGCCTGGTCGAAACTGACACCCTGTGCCACCTGGGTTAGGACCCGTCCTCCGCTGGTGAGGAGGCGACCGTCCTGATCTCGACGCGTCCCGGCGTGGAACAGCTGGCGCTGGGGATCGGCATCCGCTGCGATGTGAATCACATCTCCTTTGCTGGGAGCCTCGGGGTAGCCCTCCGCGGCTGTCACCACGCAGGCACTGCATGCTTCGTTGATGGCGAGCGGTGGTGCCAGATCAAGGCATCCCAATGCACAGGCCTGAAGCACCTGGGCCAGTTCTGGCCCCATCAGCGGCATCAGGGTCTGGCACTCCGGATCCCCAAATCGGCAATTGAATTCGATCACCTGGGGGCCGGCGTTGGTGAGCATGAGGCCGGCGTAGATCACACCTCGGTAGTGAATGCCGCGGCTGCGTAGAGCGTTCAGGGTGGGTGTCAGCACCTGCTCGCTCACTTGTTTGAGGCCGGCGGCGTCGAGCAGAGGGGCTGGGGCATAGGCGCCCATGCCGCCGGTGTTGGGACCCCGATCACCTTCGAGAAGACGTTTGTGATCCTGGGCCGGGGGGAGCAACACCATGCGCTCGCCATCGCAAAGAGCGAACACCGAAACCTCAGGCCCTTGTAGGCGTTCTTCGAG belongs to Synechococcus sp. WH 7805 and includes:
- a CDS encoding HAMP domain-containing sensor histidine kinase, which encodes MASEPATATNDGLASWAVIEPNQGEVQGWRERIGAWWAEFSLQTKLLAVATLVVSLMMTGITFFALNGIQRDAAMNDTRYARDLGLLLAGNVSELVAEGRDRELANVAETFWRSSRSLRYIFFADPEGIVYLGIPISGSDSASDGDLRLNRRLELPAEMQNRPKNPLVRQHITPQGLVTDVFVPLVEQNRYLGVLALGVNPNETALASAALTREVTVAVFISIWVLVILGAVFNALTITRPVKELLRGVRSIADGDFRARIGHPVGGELGELLEGFNAMASQLQVYDAANIEELQAAQVKQASLIATMADGAVLLDGDGRIVLANPTARRLFRWEGRNLEGQDFLNELPELLAVELHEPIEAVSSNRTDTNELRSSIGDPPRTLRFVLQAVREPSGETLKGLAVTIQDLTREVELNAAQSRFISNVSHELRTPLFNIKSYVETLHDMGDQLSDEDRRDFLGIANSETDRLTRLVNDVLDLSRLESNRSVTFTPIELRPGLEQTLRSYQLNASDKQVDLSLEADPDLPDILGNWDLLLQVFDNLVGNALKFNRKGGQLLIRAYTWPDSCQMTPPQQENEWPTCPLTSPLPRMRVEICDTGYGISPENQQRIFERFYRVENAVHTEVGTGLGLSIVRGILEKHGSDVRMASELDVGTTFWFDLPLAQEDPEEVQWKAERQQKQDP
- the purD gene encoding phosphoribosylamine--glycine ligase, coding for MAHSSSRPQSLPPLRHLLVVGGGGREQALAWALRRCPGVEDVWVTPGNGGTVDLKGCRALGISELDADGLIAHCRNTAIDLVVIGPEAPLAAGVADRLREAGLAVFGPGADGAQLEASKAWAKQLMQEEGIPTAGHWAVSELSEALALLDRLQRPLVVKADGLAAGKGVTVAETIEATAAAIKEAFAGRFGSAGERLVLEERLQGPEVSVFALCDGERMVLLPPAQDHKRLLEGDRGPNTGGMGAYAPAPLLDAAGLKQVSEQVLTPTLNALRSRGIHYRGVIYAGLMLTNAGPQVIEFNCRFGDPECQTLMPLMGPELAQVLQACALGCLDLAPPLAINEACSACVVTAAEGYPEAPSKGDVIHIAADADPQRQLFHAGTRRDQDGRLLTSGGRVLTQVAQGVSFDQAFARAYQALDTVNYRGMQFRRDIGHQVRRS